Part of the Henckelia pumila isolate YLH828 chromosome 2, ASM3356847v2, whole genome shotgun sequence genome is shown below.
tattaaaaagataaaatccttCCTGAgcaagaattttccaaaaataaaactctggTCGCGCggctcactcgagcgagcatagggtcgcgctcgagcgagagactctctgtttccgaaaaataaaaatcacgcctcgctcgctcgagcgagcaccaactctcgctcgagcgagcaagtttcTGCCCAAAGAATTAAtcatgcgcgattgcgcttctCCCCTGCGCTGAACTCCATTTCcttagcgcgatagcgcctccACCATGTCTTGTTAGCGCCAAACACAAGGGCAAACGCGCTACACACTCACCATCAGCGCAACTTTCAACCTACTCCGAgcgacaattttgaaaaattcgtatcttgagttctagccgtcgaatcgagctaaaatttggacatcagcttcaaaacatcttgaactttatgctgattggtggagatcggatttggaactatctaaaattaaatatgatttttcgatcaaggctgctcagTAATTcacttttcaaaaatccattttcctacaaaattaatcggagtagtgaaatacacacacatgcacttaaaaaacataaaaatacataaaaacaatatgaatgcacaaaaaataaacataaaaatatcacgaactaatgcatacaaaatgcacttatcaacatacaatagtcattgaaagtttgggaagtaaattctccagcattatcaagtcttatttttttgattgtataatcagaaaattgattccgcaattttattatttgagtcatTAATCTTGTAAATACCACATTCCAAGTTGacaagcatacatgtgaccatttgctagaggcatcgatcaataccataaaatatcaaaatggtccacatggtggatgaattggcccacaaatatcaccctgaatgcgttcaaaaaatatgggtgattctgtttggattttagctggcgatggtcttataataagttttccaagagaagatgctttacattgaaacttattattctgaaagatcttatggtctttcaatggatgaccatgcgtattttcaataatttttcgcatcattattgaaccaggatgtcccaaccgatcatgtcaattggttaatattgaagaactattaaccaccatatttgattcgattggacttatatgtgtataatgcaatccagtagaaagcattgataatttttcaaccacatatttttttcctgatttatatgtggtaagacacatatatttctgatttccatcagttatcgtctcagtatcatatccatgagaatatatgtcattaaaactcaacaaatttcttttcgattgtggtgaatataaagcatcatttataagaaattttgtaccatttggtaacaaaaattgttctttaccacaaccttcaatcaagtctacagaacctgatatggtattcaccattgtttttgttggttttatttccaagaaatatctttcatttCGCAGAATattgtgcgttgtaccactatccggtatgcaaattttcatgatattatttccatgtttgctcatagcattttccatatcaaacttcacaaaaatataataaataaaatcaaggataatatatatatgcaaaatatagcatgtttcatacgaatgcatgaaaaatatagcatgttacattacagtcccaccaatatattaatcaatgttctcgaaatcattcgaaaaatcggcagcattgaaataagttgaaccacttaaatggttactgttttcaataagattggtctctttttcttttccttttatcgatactttaaagagcttacataggtgctcaggggttcgacaaatatgtgaccaatgtcttggagtgccatatctataacaaacactctcagttctttttgagtgatttttattttcactcgtattttcatgctgcctttttggtgggtggttcgtgacgttcttttgagatgagttattgaagtaactatctcgattatttttatatccacggccgcgaccacgaccgcgatcatttatacgtccacgtccacgtcctcgaccttgtccacgaccaaaatctggtctatgcctttgattttgattttcattttttattacgACATTttcttcaggaaatgccgttgatccagtgggtcaggattgatgatttcttattaacaattcgttgttcttttccgccacaagaagacatgcaatgagttcagaatatctcgtaaaatcacgcactctatactgttgctgtagagttatatttgatgcgtgaaaagtgaaaaatattttcttaagcatttccatctctgtgacttcaagtcctcaaaattttaattgcgagactatttgATGCATCGCAAAATTATAATCACAGACTTTTTTatagtcttggaatctcaacatattccattcatcacgggcggttgggagtatcacttcccttatatgctcaaatctttctttcaaccctttccataaaatcattgggtctttttctgtgagatactcacatttcaacccttcatcaagatgtcggtgTAAGAAAATCATTacctttgctttatcttgtaaggttgatatattaatttctttgatggtatcacttagacccaatgactcaagatgcatctcaacatcaagagtccatgacatataattttttccagtgatatcgagtgcaacgaattcaagctttgccaagtttgacatggtggtactagaaaaataacaatgtattttattagttaatttccattaatatgacaatacaaaataatgaaaaaataaaaattacaagtgcgtatacaaatagataaaaagtatgtggtgaaaaatcgctggtgagtacaagactcgtgagcatgatgatcataatcgttatgaaaaatgccttataaatgtcatcatctccatcttcgaaaaatcgagtaaaaatattttgagagaaagagtgaattttggtgtgattgaaaataagtttgagtgaacatatttataggccaaaaactagccgtttgtgaccgttgagggtaaagaaaaaatcgagtatatgttgaataaaaattcgtgataatgatgcaatgcatataatgataatcataattaaataattatgtatatcatatcacattattataaggtcagtgtcgtagacagctttttatataatattgtgaaattataccaatatagttagtataaagtcaggtatagtatataatatcacattattataagatcgatGTCATaaacaaccttttatataataacatgaaattatacaaatatgattatattgtttaagaaccttagaggcttttatacttgtcatATCCCTTACCGAGAGTGTGGGATGttgtcttaacatcctcccaggatttataacaagttttgaaaaaacttattttttttcataacatgatattatatattaatatatacacaataaaaatatataaacagtaaaataaaaattcttacttgttgaatatttttgaattcttcttgtattttggagcgtcggaaattatagagaaccttcgagcgatcgtgctgataacgtgttgtgaaaaagtaaaaatttacggtaaaaagtaaatactccaaaactcaaaatatatcaaactctacacttcacaatatttttttctctcaatttaattgtatttttcatcacaaatgaaggcctatttatagattcacatttgagattagtccaaaaattaatacattatcatctacatcatcacacactaattttccacattttataactcaatattcaatattcaacattcaatattcaatattcaacataataataataatatatttttcaacaaataCTATATATTATCCTTCAAGTATAATATAAGTTATATAACAAGAAGAGATCATTAGACAAAAGCTGATGTTTTTTACCTCAAAAAAACGAAGAAAAAGTTAGAGTTCTATTGCGGCataagataaatttgataatattttatAGATTACAAGTAGTCCATTATTAAGCAATAAATTTTTATGGGGccgtaaattaaattaattattggacTTTCTGATgagaatatattttaatatatgtatGTGGTCGTGAaaattatgtatttattttccTAATTCCGACATATATACTTTTGCTTTTATTACATTGATCGATAACTTGGACATTTTGTTctggaaaaataaatatatatcacatTACAATTCCACATGATAGGTATGAAACAGATCCATTCTTAGGATTTTTTGCTCCTCACCCCccaaacacaaaacaaaataacaacaGATCGATAAtattctataataatatttgtaattgCTGCAAACTCCATAATTACGGCATACTTAGAGTAGCattttttaaatacaaaaaaaatatttatgaaaattcacgcgtaactaattaattaattaataattaaaatgaaataaatgcaCAATATTACTTGCGAATCCTAAAATCCTAGGTGGTATTATTGATTCTTATACGTGATATTGATCGATcaaatccatatatatataaagtgaaAAATAAtgtcataaaaataatatttttatatagatCAGATCTAATAAGATATTCGTATCACAAATTTAATCTACGAGGCAAGTCTCCTGAGATGTTTTATGTTTACTATTCATGATTGTTGTGTCGAGAAAACATTAACAATACATACGATGTCTGATCTTCTAGAAACCTTTTTAACTTTATCCCTTAGATTTGTTCCTCTTGGTGTCTTTGTATTGTTGTTTTTACCGCATTAAAATATTAAGGTTTGTCTCGCGAAACATATTGTATATTCTTAAAACAAAGTGTACGTAAAACATTATTAATCAAAACAAACTATTTCAATAAAGATATATGAATATCTGTAAAatgaataaaaacaaaaataacaaaaattaataatttactGATTAGTAGTGTAATATATTGCATTACAAATCACAAGTCTCGGGTGATGTTTCATTATAATTTTAACGGTATATAAGTAATATTAGCCTCTATCATAATTGATAAAGAGTTTATAGCACCAAACCCCATATGAAATATTGAAAACATATATTTTTCtactgtgaaattttaataggcatacTAGTCTTTAACCTTTCCAATATTTACACGTTTAACACTTGGCACGATGAGTTATTAAAAACGCATTGTTACGACGCTTGAACAATCATTTTTTCGACAATATTAAGTTTATAGTACGAAAATTTCCTTTTATTGTAGTATGTTAATATTACTCAAATACATCACGTgtattttgcaaaaaaaaaaaatgtattttgatgtaggtgatatatttgagtagatatgaaaattattataataatagtAGGTCATTTTCATATCATAtcctagtattatttttaaaaatgctTATTTTGGCGTTGTTTGTGGCAACGGTTAAACGTGCAAatattacaaaaaattaaaGGCTGCATGACTATTAAAAGTTCACAGAGaacaaatgtttatttttaatatttcacaggggtttCCAATGGATAATAGTAAacaatatatatgtttttatatattaaaaaaactcGGACGTGAATATATGACAACTGATCGGTTTAATCTcgagaaattaaaattttgacctTTTTTAAccctttatttttgaaaaaaaaaaaaccccccattatttatttattaaaataaatttctgcTTCATGGGTTGAACAAATTATGGAGTAGTTTGGATAATGATGAAGTGGGTCGGTTAGCTTTGGTGGCAATTGATGACccaaattttgttttattttgggcTAGGAGCCCAATTCAATTACAACGGGCTCTTTCTAGCTTTCTAGTTGCTCCCCGAGGTCCAAATAATAAAGGACTTATCCGGTTTTGTTTTTGTACTTGGCTATGTATATTTTAGTAGCACAAAAACTAATACGAAACCTTTCCGATAATTGGATAAGTTCAGTGCCAAAGCAAAGAAGAGAGTGTTAAAGAAAGATTATTTCTTCATTCCACGTTTGACATCTTCCTCTCTAAAGAAGCCACttgtattattaattataattcaaGACTCAAGCATTGTCAAATGGAGTAAGGATGGAATAGGTTCGGGACCCGTCCCATAATCCTCTTAACCAATTCTCGTCTCGAAAGAATCAAAATTTGTTTCTTCCGATACCGTACTCGCGGGACCCGAATATTCGGGATCCCATTTGGTAGAGAAAAGAAATCtcgattttattttcattttcaagatttcatttaaaaaataaatttttttcaacttaaaacatataatattaaaatatttcgaaGAATTTTTCAAAGTCGTCAAAAGAATAACATCATAATATGCatcaaataattattaataaaataatcggATATAAATTACTAGATAATTTTTGTTAAATAAATGTCAAATTACATCTCTTATTATAGTATTTGttctaattaaataattataaacatgaataaattaaattattaatttaatttttaaaaaatacacaaatGTCGTTTTGTTATTCTACTATTCGATCATTTCAAAAATAAACAATTATGTAAATTAAATCcataattaattgttatataggtgaaaacacaataatatttagcttaatctattaataaaattattataatactATTTCGGGACGGATCGAAAATTTCGTCGGGATAGAGTTTTATTCCCGATACTTCTCCCGATATTAATCGAGACGGAAAAAATCCCCCATATTCGGGTCAAGAAAATGTCGGAGAGAAATTTTTTCGGGACGAGAATAAGATTCGATAAGGGTCGGGATTTCGATAATTTTTCCCACCTCTATAATAGAGCAATCAAATTTCATATATCACACATAAAATTGTGAATAAAAAAGAATGATTCAATTAACTTTCTTCAAACAATATGTGAATAAAAAAGAATGATTCAATTAACTTTCTTCAAACAATCATTATACATGCATACAAAGTGAATTTGACTACAAAAACACAACTCCTTCAAAGCACCTTCTTCCATCGGTGATAGGACCTTCCCTATTTTACATATTTATTCTCCTACATCAAATCCCCTCTGCTCATCTATTAATTACACCATTGCAAAGAGGGGTTAGCAGCTCTTTCATGAATCCCTAAATTAccatcaaaatttattttcttgacCAAAACTTCACTCATACTTACATTACACCTACGAAGCATTGGGTTTAGTTTATAGACACTTCCAGAAACTTGCTATTTACAATACACAAACTGAtccaaaattatgaaaaaaaaaatctcttcACCTCTTTTGCAAGACCAAAAAGTGTGGGCATGTGCCGATGGTGAGTCCTATTGAGTTTTTGTTTCATAGTAAAGGCTCTAAGCCAAGGCCGGGATGCTGCGGTTGCGCCTATCTCGGTCAAGGCAATCAAAACCCTCGATCCTCGTGGCTGGATTTATAAAGTTTGCCCGAACAAATCCTCCCTTGCATGTGGAGGATTGCGAAGGTGCCAGCCCGGATGGGGTCGGAATGGCTCGAGGGGAAATGGGGGTGAATTTTCCGTCCCCGAATCGTGAATCTTGAATTAGTGGGTTAGATACTCTGCTCGGTGGCGACCCTGAAAAAAAGGGGGGCGACGAGGCTATTTGTGTGATTAATTGGCCAGCATAATCATCACCCTGCGATGGATCAAAACCAAGCTTGAGTTAGATCTAGAACACAGTACTTTGCTACGCATGATTAAAGCTGTAGCTTTGTTTTAAAACGGCGAATACTTTGTAACCTGTTAGTTTTTCTTGGGTAGTAAATAGTAATCTAACAATTTAGCCAATTCCTCCCATGATTCTAATtagttttgatttttatttttctgatggCATAGTTTTTGGGGTATTTGCTAAGCTCAAATTCGGATTTTATCACAAAATTAGTCGACTATTTGATCTTTGAGTCGTAGGAAATCAAGAACGATTGGAAAAAAAGGACGCACCTTGGCTCGGATGATGTGCAGCAGCTCATTTCCAGCTTCTACATCACAAATCTCCTGCTGATAGCTGTAAATCAAAAAACAGAACATGTAAAAATAAAGAAATCGGAACCCACAAAAAACTTTAACATAAATATCACAAAAAAAGAAAGCAGGAGTAACATAACCGACCTGACATGACTGCGGAAAGGTCTCGCAGGAGAAGGTTCTTTAGGCGTGACGCCGGCAGGGCTGAGCCGCCGTGGCTTGGGGCAAACCACCGCTGATCTTTTGTTCATCTCTTCATAAGAAGCGAAGGCGTTGCGATGAATTGAATAGTGACTCATTTTACTCTCCGAGAGCTTGAATCAAACACCTGATCGATACGTTTTACACAAGAAACGTGAAAATTCTTGTCTGGAATTATCAGGTTTTATAGAATGGATAATAGGAGAAGTTTAACGTATAACTTTTCACTCAGAATGCATTAAAAAAAGACTTGTCTTTGATTACTTTTGTTTGAAGGTAAGAATTACGATCTGGTCAATCGGGTGAAAAGATGAGAAGCCCAGTGACGAGCCGGCTGAGATTTTTGACCTTTTCTTTATGGACAAAGAAATGGGTTCGAGTATTTATATATTGTTTAAAAAATTGGAGAAGAAAACTATGACTTGATGTAACAGATCAGACAAAAAATCTTGTAATTACTATTTACTAGTACTAGGACTAGGACTAAAAGAACCAGAATCTTTTCttgaaatttcagaaaaattacTGGACAAAGTATTCCGAGTTCACATCAATCAACGATGGACTGTTAAAACCAgctgaaaaaataaaatctgcGGCCACATATTATTTCAAAAGATATTTCGAAAAAAATTTCCTCCACAGATTCATTTCATTTGCTAATCTTCGAAATTGCACCAAAATTTATAATTCCACACAAACAGCTacaaaaaattcttcaaaaaaaGAAAGAGAAGCTTTTTCAAGAACAAGCCCACCGAGTTTAAGATTACTACGACAAGGCGCAAAAGGCCGGAAACAAAAGATACAGAAAGCTTGAAATTTACCTGTTAAGAATTGTAAAAAATTGCACCTCCAAATTCGAGGATCCAAGTAAACAAGAAATGAATAACGAAGAAAGATGAAAGGACGAGGAATTAGATGCAGAGAAAACTATCCTCCTCGAGCAAAGCTGAAAGAAGGTTTAATCGAACTGGTAAACTAGAATTTATAAGCTTAATGAAGAAGAGGGTTGATTTCGAAAAATTGAAAACTTAGGGGGCAAAAGTGTTATTATGTTCAATTATTGATATTGCGTGGGAGACAGCGACGGAGACAAGGCTGAAATCAGAAAACCGTCCccactttttctttttttaatcatAAATAAAAGTCAgcattaactatttatttattctaattattattaaataaattggcGGAGAATATGGTGGCCAATTGCTAAATTTTCATTTgccaacaaaaaaatattaaaaaatcgaGCTTTGGGTTTTTAAATATCATTGCTATTATTACATTGTATAATAATGAAATCTAATCTTGTCAATTTTGTCTTAAATCCGTGAGTTTTAAACAATGTAagataaaaaaagaaaagaagaagttCGTTTAGATttgttaattaaaattaaaataataattttaaaaaacgcGTTTGAGTAGATGGGCTTATAATTTAGGTGGGCTAGCTGGTGGATGGAACAAAGCGCCTGGAATAAGGTTGTGCTGTATTTACTTGTACTTAATACATGTACAACTGTCTACAGCAAATATCTTCATAACTCACAATTAGTTTCCTTTTTAATATTGGCATTTGCCTCTTTAATACTGATAATAATCGAGATTCCATCAATTAATATTCATAAATATTtaggtaaaatttataaataaaataaatatgataatGATTCAGATCTACATCACTATTAAATTGTTCATTTTTATGTTTAGTTCAGCCAAATTCACCTGTGTCCATCTTATtaagttttaaaattaattaaacttattttatgaaaataattctAGTTTATGGAACAAAAACTTATCCAAGATacctaaaataacttaaatgacTTTGAGTTTATTTGTTTTCAATATAAAAAAAGTGTCACCTTCGGCTCATAATAATTGGTTATAATTAGTTTTTGGAATGTATGTGAGTTAAACTAATTACTCAAGTGAGTGGCTCGGTcaaaactaaaattatactTGATTTGACcgattcaaattttatttgtttattttcgaGTAGCTCAGTTACTTGAAACTATATATTATTAAGATGATTTATAATTTATGTTACTTTTGTCAATATAAATTAGAACTTAAACCCTAAGATTTTTCCACCCCAAGCACTACTCTGTTAAAATAATTTCTAGTTTTTCGAGCACATATTCCAGTAATTCAATATTTTCATGAGTCAAACTCGAAATTAAATGCTctatcaaattctaacaaaaaaaaaaatcttacgGCCAAGATTGAGTAGCATGATATTGGACGCACCTCTAATTAGTTTGTAGACCCAAAATCTTAGGAGTTGTCAGGATAGAACatgtaaattaattattaaaagcagaagaaTAATGAATTATTAAAAATGAATTCACATGATAGAATTAGGTTAGACATGCATAGCTGTAATTCACTCGGAATGGGTGATAAGTGTTATAACTCATTAATTGTTACTATCCGGAACACGTTTGTATGCTATTAATTAAACTcgagttttttttatatatat
Proteins encoded:
- the LOC140883675 gene encoding uncharacterized protein; the encoded protein is MSHYSIHRNAFASYEEMNKRSAVVCPKPRRLSPAGVTPKEPSPARPFRSHVSYQQEICDVEAGNELLHIIRAKGDDYAGQLITQIASSPPFFSGSPPSRVSNPLIQDSRFGDGKFTPISPRAIPTPSGLAPSQSSTCKGGFVRANFINPATRIEGFDCLDRDRRNRSIPALA